The Lycium barbarum isolate Lr01 chromosome 9, ASM1917538v2, whole genome shotgun sequence genome has a segment encoding these proteins:
- the LOC132610797 gene encoding germin-like protein subfamily 1 member 17: protein MTKAFLIVVITIVITACFSSSVSAYDLDPLQDLCVAVQDSNHSVFVNGKFCKDPKLATANDFFASGFNESGMPTPTNLGFAVNVLNVARMPGLNTLGISIARADLEPFGLVSPHIHPRATELILVLEGTIYVGFVVPDPGNPFKSRLFAKILNPGDVFVIPQSMIHIQYNLGTTNATHLSCFNSQNPGVHMIAYQLFGSNPPILEDVLVKGFQLDKKVIKHLRAQFKWTA, encoded by the exons ATGACAAAGGCCTTCTTGATTGTAGTAATTACTATAGTCATCACTGCTTGCTTTTCTTCCTCAGTTTCTGCCTATGATCTTGACCCTCTTCAGGATCTATGTGTTGCAGTTCAAGATTCCAACCATTCTG TGTTTGTGAATGGAAAGTTCTGCAAAGACCCAAAGTTAGCCACTGCAAATGATTTCtttgcttcaggtttcaatgaaAGTGGAATGCCAACACCAACAAATCTTGGCTTTGCTGTGAATGTGTTAAATGTAGCTCGAATGCCAGGACTCAACACTCTTGGTATTTCCATTGCTCGTGCTGATCTTGAACCGTTTGGACTAGTCTCACCTCATATTCATCCTCGAGCAACTGAGCTAATACTCGTACTGGAAGGGACTATCTATGTTGGATTTGTTGTTCCTGATCCAGGGAATCCCTTCAAATCGAGGCTATTCGCGAAAATCTTGAATCCAGGGGATGTTTTCGTGATCCCGCAAAGTATGATTCACATTCAATACAATTTGGGAACCACCAACGCAACGCATTTGAGTTGTTTCAACAGCCAAAATCCTGGAGTGCATATGATTGCTTATCAACTCTTTGGGTCAAATCCACCAATTCTTGAGGATGTTCTTGTCAAAGGTTTCCAATTGGATAAGAAAGTGATCAAGCATCTTCGAGCACAGTTCAAATGGACTGCCTAG
- the LOC132610610 gene encoding uncharacterized protein LOC132610610 codes for MGSRNRGDVNYRNPCLTMHQPWASLLVYGIKRIEGRSWPSPIRGRLWIHAASKIPEPETIKAMEDFYREIYAVNGITDLKFPEHYPTSRLLGCVEVVGCVTCDELVNWDQIPEGVRLEGQTKFCWLCEQPQKLIIPFEMRGFQGVYNLERKIYEAAIRGISPVAPPLPVKFPLPNPRDPFSLKPGSLASSLSSSSTSEVNRSENLVAAIAGARAAATQFSKNGSSQSNTVEVGDEHTFSRTRNQSRRLQ; via the exons ATGGGAAGTAGGAATAGAGGTGATGTAAATTACAGAAATCCATGTCTGACAATGCATCAGCCTTGGGCTTCTTTGCTTGTTTATGGTATTAAACGCATTGAAGGAAGATCTTGGCCTTCCCCTATTAGAG GTCGACTTTGGATTCATGCTGCTAGTAAGATCCCAGAACCAGAAACTATCAAAGCAATGGAGGACTTCTACAGGGAAATCTATGCAGTGAATGGCATAACGGATCTCAAGTTTCCCGAGCATTATCCAACCTCAAGACTTCTAG GTTGCGTTGAAGTAGTTGGATGTGTCACATGTGACGAGCTAGTCAACTGGGATCAGATTCCCGAAGGG GTGAGGCTAGAGGGGCAAACAAAGTTTTGCTGGCTTTGTGAGCAGCCACAG AAACTTATCATACCATTTGAGATGCGAGGCTTCCAAGGTGTTTATAACTTAGAAAGAAAG ATATATGAAGCTGCAATCCGAGGTATTTCTCCAGTTGCGCCCCCACTCCCTGTAAAATTTCCCCTTCCAAATCCACGAGATCCGTTCTCTTTGAAACCAGGATCCCTTGCTTCTTCCCTAAGTAGCTCCAGTACATCTGAGGTAAACCGATCTGAAAATCTTGTTGCTGCAATAGCTGGTGCTCGAGCAGCTGCCACACAGTTTTCTAAGAATGGCAGTTCTCAGTCCAACACAGTCGAGGTAGGAGATGAACATACTTTCTCAAGGACAAGAAATCAATCTAGGAGACTTCAATGA